In Flavobacterium lacustre, a genomic segment contains:
- the frr gene encoding ribosome recycling factor, producing MTEEIEFILDSTKESMAGSIVHLEKSFLNIRAGKASPAMLGSVFVDYYGSATPLSQVSKISVPDARTITLQPFEKNMLHAIEKAIMIANIGFNPMNNGDVIIISVPPLTEDRRRELAKQAKSESEDAKVGIRNARKDANTDIKKLEKEGTSEDICKSAEEEVQNLTNSFIKKIDELLVQKEAEIMKV from the coding sequence ATGACAGAAGAAATTGAATTTATATTAGATAGCACCAAAGAATCGATGGCAGGTTCTATTGTCCATTTAGAGAAATCATTCTTAAACATTCGTGCAGGAAAAGCATCTCCGGCAATGTTAGGAAGTGTTTTTGTAGATTATTATGGCTCAGCAACTCCGCTTTCGCAAGTTTCAAAAATTAGTGTTCCGGATGCTCGAACAATTACACTACAGCCTTTTGAAAAAAACATGCTGCATGCTATCGAAAAAGCAATTATGATAGCTAATATCGGTTTCAATCCAATGAATAACGGAGATGTAATCATTATTAGTGTTCCTCCTTTGACAGAAGACAGAAGACGTGAACTTGCTAAACAAGCAAAATCAGAGTCGGAAGATGCAAAAGTAGGAATCAGAAATGCTCGTAAAGACGCAAACACTGACATCAAAAAACTGGAAAAAGAAGGAACATCTGAAGACATTTGTAAAAGTGCCGAAGAAGAAGTTCAAAACTTAACCAACAGTTTTATCAAAAAAATAGATGAACTTCTGGTACAAAAAGAAGCTGAAATCATGAAGGTATAA
- a CDS encoding DUF5686 family protein, translating to MKHLCLLLFVFTLSLQAQFQVNGIVKDISTNKPLPFATITGNDGTNTISDVDGKFIILSKMTITAFEVSYIGFTKIRVPIEKGKSYYIVALSQKTNDLNEIIISNENPALAIIRNTIAQKDNNNPQKKLKTFEFKSYNKLIVTANPDSISGKIDSVFVEKTTTKIDSSNYKFKEIISKQHLFQTEKVSQYQFNNAKLKETILGTKMAGFKQPLYEIIAFNLQSFSIYDASYELFETKYNSPIAKDALKDYNYKLLDSVIIDGRKTFMIYFKNKKKRKASGLEGVLYIDQNNFAVAKAIMRIKGVLDISGIHEFQYLPKEQLWFPSNKIFKIVKGKNDDDLKILGGTIQFDGDVEKDFKTRKKEASDYIYLLSQSNNFDIQYNIPIQIKKAAIYIEIKDDAINKPESFWNTYRKDSLDIRSQKTYLALDSISIKKRIESRITFGKKVINGYLPVGFVDLDLRKIISYNNYEGFRLGLGGITNEKFSKKYKLEGYSAYGTKDGTFKYSFGAGTRVGKFSNSWIGVSYTDDVREIASTVFAIDKRAFKIYDPRPINISTFYNYVSWKTFIETKIIPKTESIWELSRTHVEPKFDYIYNLNGQLYRNFTMTTAMVSLRWNPFSDYMQTPTGRIEVEKRFPKFTFQYTQSLPKIAQNDFEFSKIDFKTEYEKKYLNGQKTNLLFEAGYAIGDIPITHLYNTSPNNITKETIIQRVTFGGKNSFETMFFNEFFSNKYAFFQFKHGFSRISIFKKIKPSFVLVSRMAWGNLDKPEQHVGINYKTLNKGFFESGVELNQIYKGLGLSGFYRYGPNQLPKFQDNIAIKISFVLNLGL from the coding sequence ATGAAGCACCTTTGTTTATTGCTGTTCGTTTTTACGCTTTCGCTTCAAGCGCAGTTTCAGGTGAACGGAATTGTAAAGGATATTTCGACCAATAAACCTTTACCTTTTGCAACAATCACAGGAAACGACGGAACTAATACCATCTCAGACGTAGACGGAAAATTTATTATTTTGTCTAAAATGACAATAACCGCTTTTGAGGTTTCTTACATTGGCTTTACCAAAATTAGGGTTCCAATTGAAAAAGGCAAAAGTTATTATATAGTTGCACTTTCGCAAAAAACAAATGACCTCAACGAAATTATAATTTCAAATGAAAATCCGGCTTTAGCAATTATTAGAAATACAATCGCGCAAAAAGACAATAATAATCCTCAAAAAAAGCTAAAAACATTCGAATTCAAATCCTATAATAAACTCATTGTAACAGCCAATCCAGACTCAATAAGCGGAAAAATTGATTCTGTTTTTGTCGAAAAAACAACAACCAAAATTGATTCTTCCAATTATAAATTCAAAGAAATAATAAGCAAACAGCATTTGTTTCAAACGGAAAAAGTATCACAATATCAATTCAATAATGCGAAACTAAAAGAAACTATTTTAGGCACAAAAATGGCGGGTTTCAAGCAGCCTTTATATGAAATTATTGCGTTTAACTTACAGTCTTTTTCAATTTATGATGCCAGTTATGAACTTTTTGAAACCAAATATAACAGTCCAATCGCTAAAGATGCTTTAAAGGATTACAACTATAAACTGCTGGATTCCGTAATCATTGATGGGCGAAAAACGTTTATGATTTATTTTAAAAATAAAAAGAAACGAAAAGCATCCGGATTAGAAGGCGTATTGTATATAGACCAAAATAATTTTGCGGTTGCCAAAGCAATCATGCGCATAAAAGGCGTTCTCGATATTAGCGGAATTCACGAATTTCAATACCTTCCCAAAGAGCAATTATGGTTTCCATCGAACAAAATATTTAAAATTGTAAAAGGGAAAAATGATGACGATTTAAAAATCCTTGGCGGAACCATTCAATTTGACGGTGATGTAGAAAAGGATTTCAAAACCCGAAAAAAAGAAGCTTCCGATTACATTTATTTGCTTTCGCAAAGCAACAATTTTGACATTCAATACAACATTCCGATACAAATAAAAAAAGCGGCGATTTACATCGAAATCAAAGACGACGCCATCAATAAACCGGAAAGCTTCTGGAATACCTACAGAAAAGACAGCTTAGACATTCGAAGCCAAAAAACGTATTTAGCCTTAGACAGTATTTCAATTAAAAAAAGAATTGAAAGCCGGATAACCTTTGGCAAAAAAGTCATTAATGGTTATTTACCGGTTGGTTTTGTCGATTTAGACTTGCGTAAAATAATTAGCTACAACAATTACGAAGGCTTCCGATTGGGTTTAGGCGGTATTACGAACGAGAAATTTTCTAAAAAATACAAATTAGAAGGCTACTCTGCTTATGGAACTAAAGACGGCACATTTAAATATAGTTTTGGCGCAGGAACACGGGTTGGAAAATTCTCTAATTCCTGGATTGGCGTTTCGTATACCGATGATGTTCGGGAAATTGCAAGTACTGTATTTGCAATTGACAAAAGAGCGTTCAAAATCTACGATCCAAGACCCATAAACATCAGTACATTTTATAATTATGTGAGTTGGAAAACATTTATTGAGACCAAAATAATTCCAAAAACCGAAAGTATCTGGGAACTTTCGCGTACTCATGTTGAACCAAAATTTGATTATATCTACAATTTAAATGGACAATTGTACCGAAACTTCACCATGACAACGGCAATGGTTTCGCTGCGATGGAATCCTTTCAGCGATTATATGCAAACGCCAACTGGCCGAATTGAAGTCGAAAAACGGTTCCCTAAATTTACTTTTCAATACACGCAATCGCTACCAAAAATAGCCCAAAATGACTTTGAGTTTAGCAAAATTGACTTTAAAACGGAGTATGAAAAAAAATATTTAAACGGTCAAAAAACAAATTTACTTTTTGAAGCGGGTTATGCTATTGGTGATATTCCTATTACACATTTATACAATACTTCCCCAAATAATATCACCAAAGAAACAATCATTCAACGGGTTACTTTTGGCGGAAAAAATAGTTTTGAAACGATGTTTTTCAATGAGTTTTTCTCTAATAAATATGCTTTTTTCCAATTCAAACATGGGTTTAGCAGAATCAGTATTTTCAAGAAGATAAAACCATCATTTGTGTTGGTTTCCAGAATGGCATGGGGAAACCTGGACAAGCCAGAACAACATGTAGGAATCAATTACAAAACGCTGAATAAAGGATTTTTTGAATCTGGAGTAGAGCTCAATCAAATTTATAAAGGATTGGGATTAAGTGGTTTTTATAGATATGGTCCAAATCAACTTCCAAAATTTCAAGATAATATTGCTATAAAAATAAGCTTTGTACTGAATTTAGGGCTTTAG
- a CDS encoding DMT family transporter, whose product MNWILLIIGGLFEVGFATCLGKAKENSGTTAVLWMIGFLICLTISMLLLYKATQTLPIGTAYAVWTGIGAVGTVLVGVFIFKEPADFWRIFFITTLIASIIGLKFVSEH is encoded by the coding sequence ATGAACTGGATTTTACTGATTATAGGAGGCTTGTTTGAAGTGGGTTTTGCCACTTGTTTAGGCAAAGCCAAAGAAAATTCAGGTACAACAGCCGTTTTGTGGATGATCGGATTTTTGATTTGTCTGACCATTAGCATGCTGTTATTGTATAAAGCCACACAAACGTTACCTATTGGAACCGCGTATGCAGTTTGGACTGGAATTGGAGCTGTTGGGACTGTTTTGGTTGGTGTTTTTATTTTTAAAGAACCGGCAGATTTCTGGAGAATTTTCTTTATCACGACTTTAATAGCTTCTATCATTGGACTGAAATTTGTCTCGGAGCATTAA
- a CDS encoding cation:proton antiporter: MKNYKNSIFYFSVTGGFTALIYWILKKGKYLETGKYIAKPTIEKGSWNDFITSMLHNFQDPLAILLAQIVTIILVARFFGWVFKKIGQPSVIGEIIAGIVLGPSLLGMYFPEFSAALFPVESLGNLKFLSQIGLILFMFVIGMELDLKVLKNKANEAVVISHASIIIPFALGIGLAYFVYNRFAPEGVKFLSFSLFMGIAMSITAFPVLARIVQERGIHKTKLGAIVITCAAADDITAWCILAVVIAIVKAGTFVSSLYIIALAFLYVLAMLFVVKPFLKRIGDLYGSKDTIVKPVVAIFFLTLILSSYATEVIGIHALFGAFMTGAIMPDIAKFRTIFIEKVEDVSLILLLPLFFVFTGLKTEIGLINDPYLWKVTGFIILVAVIGKFLGSALAAKFVGQNWRDSLTIGALMNTRGLMELIVLNIGLELKVLTPEVFTMMVIMALVTTFMTGPALDLINYLFKSKDSIIPEIETKPNDYKILISFGNNEKGKSLLRLASSLIKKQKATSTITAMHLSLSDEMHPFNMEDKEKNSFTPIVEESELLHQEITTLFKATIDIETDIADIANQGDYDLLLVGLGKSIFEGTILGKVIGFTTRIINPDRLIDKFTGKEGLFENSPFDERTRQIISKTKMPLGILIDKELQEVNQVFVPIFNSDDSFLIDYVQKLIYNNNSKVMVLDVNEHINSNFVIKSAINSLEEKYPQNITLMKERIIKKEFLSNQDLMIISLESWKTLVETRSIWLSRVPSVLILKQ, translated from the coding sequence ATGAAAAATTATAAAAACAGTATATTTTACTTTTCAGTAACTGGCGGTTTCACCGCTTTAATTTATTGGATTTTAAAAAAAGGGAAATACCTGGAAACGGGAAAATATATTGCAAAACCTACCATAGAAAAAGGTTCTTGGAATGATTTCATCACATCGATGTTGCATAATTTTCAAGATCCGTTAGCGATTCTTTTGGCACAAATTGTCACTATAATTCTAGTGGCTCGTTTTTTTGGCTGGGTTTTCAAAAAAATTGGACAGCCTTCTGTAATTGGCGAAATTATTGCTGGAATTGTTCTTGGTCCTTCTTTATTAGGTATGTATTTTCCGGAATTTTCCGCAGCTTTGTTTCCGGTTGAATCGTTAGGAAATTTGAAATTTCTGAGTCAGATTGGGCTAATTCTTTTCATGTTTGTTATCGGAATGGAACTCGATTTGAAAGTGCTGAAAAATAAAGCCAATGAAGCGGTTGTTATTAGTCACGCCAGTATTATTATTCCTTTTGCATTAGGAATCGGATTGGCTTATTTTGTCTACAATCGATTTGCTCCCGAAGGCGTAAAATTCCTTTCCTTCAGTTTATTTATGGGAATTGCCATGAGCATTACAGCGTTTCCGGTTTTGGCACGAATTGTTCAGGAACGCGGCATTCATAAAACGAAACTTGGAGCGATTGTTATCACATGTGCAGCTGCCGATGATATTACCGCTTGGTGTATTTTGGCTGTTGTAATTGCGATTGTAAAAGCAGGAACGTTCGTCAGTTCACTTTATATTATAGCATTGGCTTTTCTTTATGTGCTTGCGATGTTGTTTGTTGTGAAACCGTTCTTGAAACGAATTGGGGATTTATATGGTTCTAAAGATACCATTGTAAAACCGGTAGTTGCTATATTTTTTCTGACACTTATACTTTCATCGTATGCAACCGAAGTCATCGGAATTCATGCTCTTTTTGGGGCTTTCATGACCGGAGCCATTATGCCGGATATAGCAAAGTTCCGAACGATATTTATCGAAAAAGTAGAAGATGTTTCGCTCATACTTTTGTTACCATTATTTTTTGTTTTTACAGGTTTGAAAACAGAAATTGGTCTTATCAATGATCCGTATTTGTGGAAAGTTACCGGGTTTATTATTTTGGTAGCCGTTATAGGAAAGTTTTTGGGAAGTGCTTTGGCAGCAAAATTTGTAGGTCAGAACTGGCGTGACAGTTTAACTATTGGTGCTTTGATGAACACCAGAGGTTTAATGGAATTGATTGTTTTGAATATTGGTTTGGAGCTTAAAGTTTTAACACCCGAAGTATTCACGATGATGGTTATTATGGCCTTGGTTACCACTTTTATGACAGGTCCGGCTTTAGATTTAATCAATTATCTTTTTAAGAGTAAAGACAGTATTATTCCCGAAATTGAAACGAAACCAAACGACTATAAAATATTGATTTCCTTTGGTAATAACGAAAAAGGAAAATCTTTGTTGCGATTGGCCAGCAGTTTGATAAAAAAACAAAAAGCCACTTCTACCATTACAGCTATGCATTTGTCTTTGAGTGACGAAATGCATCCTTTTAACATGGAAGACAAAGAAAAGAACAGTTTTACTCCCATTGTGGAAGAGTCAGAATTGCTGCATCAGGAAATCACAACTCTTTTTAAAGCCACCATCGATATAGAAACAGACATTGCTGATATTGCTAATCAAGGCGATTATGATTTATTGTTGGTAGGTTTAGGAAAATCTATTTTTGAAGGTACAATACTGGGTAAGGTAATTGGTTTTACCACAAGAATTATAAATCCGGATCGCTTAATCGATAAATTTACGGGAAAAGAAGGGTTGTTCGAAAATTCTCCTTTTGACGAAAGAACCAGACAGATTATTTCTAAAACCAAAATGCCTCTAGGGATTTTAATTGATAAAGAACTGCAAGAAGTAAATCAGGTTTTTGTGCCAATATTCAATTCCGATGATTCCTTTTTGATTGATTATGTGCAAAAACTAATTTATAATAACAATTCCAAAGTGATGGTTTTAGATGTAAATGAACACATCAATAGCAATTTTGTTATTAAAAGTGCAATCAATTCCTTAGAAGAAAAATACCCACAAAACATCACTTTGATGAAAGAGCGAATCATTAAAAAAGAATTTTTATCCAATCAGGATTTAATGATAATCAGTCTCGAAAGTTGGAAGACTTTAGTAGAAACCCGCAGTATTTGGTTGAGCAGAGTGCCTTCAGTATTGATTTTGAAACAATAA
- a CDS encoding efflux RND transporter permease subunit, translating into MIKWFSLGFWELIARVVLRNRILMLSIIVAITALLALQWKNIHFTFTEANMLPDDNIANVEYNAFLNKFGEEGNLIIIGVKDKTFFTPKAYAAWSTLMNSLKQEKAIDLVISLNDLKKLQKNDSLQKFELVPFVDQSKTVDKVYLEKIKKELFNDLPFYEGLLFNKRSGSIRSAVYMDKKIVNTKARKEFILEKLVPAVEKFEKETNIDLRVSGMPYIRTLNAKTIVDEISIFIGASLLVTSLLFFFFFRSFRATLISMIIVIIGVMWSFGFLGLLNYEITVLTALVPSLIIVIGIPNCIFLTNKYHQEYKVHRNKAKALQRVTTKVGMATLMTNLTTAIGFATFVASNNQLLLEFGVVTAINIMALFFLCIIVIPIFHSYIPPPKDRHIEHLDRGYVKTFMDWILRNVKYNRFSIYVVAVSLLVISIIGIYEMRISGSLIEDMPKKEAFFQDIVFFEKEFDGVMPLEIMIDTKRKKGVMKLSTLKRMEELETTIDEIPELSKPISIVNLVKYSKQAYYNGNPDYYELPTSQEQSFILSYAKNATKNSKDNLMKSYVDATGQYARITTFMRDESGDNMPKIEAEIRKKADKLFPPDRFHVTITGKALVFQKGTGYLLDNLLSSLIFAFFLTALLVAFMFRSFKMVLVSIIPNLLPLLLTAGIMGFLDIPLKPSTILVFGIAFGLSVDDTVRFLAQYREELKKNNWKIRKSVYATFSDAGLSMFYTSIVLFFGFSVFMLSSFGGTIALGGLISLTLLFGMLSNLMLLPALVLTLNKTLANEQEFIEPKIDIIEHSDEEIDALKKE; encoded by the coding sequence ATGATCAAGTGGTTTAGTTTAGGATTTTGGGAATTAATTGCCCGAGTCGTACTTAGAAATAGAATTTTAATGTTATCGATAATTGTTGCGATAACCGCTCTTCTGGCATTACAATGGAAAAACATCCATTTCACCTTTACAGAAGCCAATATGTTGCCGGACGACAATATTGCTAATGTTGAATACAATGCTTTCCTGAATAAATTTGGCGAAGAAGGAAACTTAATCATCATTGGTGTAAAAGACAAAACCTTTTTTACGCCAAAAGCATATGCTGCCTGGAGTACTTTAATGAATAGTCTCAAGCAAGAAAAAGCTATCGATTTAGTGATTTCGCTGAACGATTTGAAAAAATTACAAAAAAATGATTCCCTTCAAAAATTTGAATTAGTTCCTTTTGTTGACCAAAGTAAAACCGTTGACAAAGTCTATCTCGAGAAGATAAAAAAGGAACTTTTTAATGATTTGCCTTTTTACGAAGGATTGCTTTTCAACAAAAGATCCGGAAGTATTCGCTCTGCCGTTTACATGGATAAAAAGATTGTAAATACCAAAGCGCGAAAAGAATTCATACTCGAAAAATTAGTTCCTGCCGTCGAAAAATTCGAAAAAGAAACTAACATTGACCTGCGTGTTTCAGGAATGCCATACATCCGAACGCTCAACGCCAAAACTATTGTTGACGAAATAAGCATCTTTATCGGAGCATCATTATTAGTGACTTCATTGCTGTTTTTCTTCTTTTTCAGAAGTTTTAGAGCGACTCTAATCTCCATGATAATTGTAATTATTGGTGTAATGTGGTCGTTTGGGTTTTTAGGATTATTAAATTACGAAATCACGGTTTTAACGGCTTTAGTTCCTTCTTTGATTATTGTAATTGGGATTCCCAATTGTATTTTCCTGACCAATAAATACCATCAGGAATACAAAGTACACCGCAATAAAGCCAAAGCTTTACAACGCGTTACCACCAAAGTAGGAATGGCAACCTTAATGACCAATCTCACCACAGCCATTGGTTTTGCTACATTTGTTGCTTCAAATAATCAGTTGTTATTAGAATTTGGAGTGGTGACAGCCATCAATATTATGGCGCTATTCTTTTTGTGCATCATTGTAATTCCTATTTTCCACAGTTACATTCCGCCTCCAAAAGACAGACATATTGAACATTTAGACCGTGGATATGTAAAAACATTCATGGATTGGATTCTGCGTAACGTAAAATACAACCGTTTTTCTATCTACGTCGTGGCTGTTTCGTTACTGGTTATCAGTATTATCGGAATTTACGAAATGCGTATTTCGGGCAGTTTAATTGAAGACATGCCGAAAAAAGAAGCGTTTTTCCAAGATATTGTTTTCTTCGAAAAAGAATTTGACGGCGTCATGCCTTTGGAAATCATGATTGATACCAAACGCAAAAAAGGCGTTATGAAATTGTCTACGCTCAAGCGAATGGAAGAATTAGAAACTACTATTGACGAAATTCCGGAATTATCAAAACCTATTTCGATTGTCAATTTAGTTAAATATTCCAAGCAAGCATACTACAACGGAAACCCGGATTATTATGAATTGCCAACATCACAAGAGCAATCTTTTATTTTGTCGTATGCAAAAAATGCAACAAAAAATTCAAAAGATAACCTGATGAAAAGCTATGTGGATGCTACAGGCCAATATGCCCGAATCACTACTTTTATGCGTGATGAAAGCGGTGACAACATGCCAAAAATTGAAGCCGAAATCCGTAAAAAAGCGGATAAGCTTTTCCCACCAGACCGTTTTCATGTAACAATTACCGGAAAAGCATTAGTGTTCCAGAAAGGAACCGGATATTTATTGGATAATTTACTTTCTTCCTTAATTTTCGCTTTTTTCCTGACGGCACTTTTAGTGGCATTTATGTTCCGTTCGTTCAAAATGGTTTTGGTTTCTATCATTCCAAATCTATTGCCTTTATTGTTAACTGCAGGAATTATGGGCTTTTTAGACATTCCGTTGAAACCATCAACGATATTAGTTTTCGGAATTGCATTTGGACTTTCGGTCGATGATACTGTTCGATTCCTGGCGCAATATCGAGAGGAATTAAAGAAAAATAATTGGAAAATCCGCAAGTCCGTTTACGCCACTTTTAGCGATGCGGGATTGAGTATGTTTTATACTTCGATCGTTTTATTCTTTGGATTTTCGGTGTTTATGTTGTCTAGTTTTGGAGGAACCATTGCACTTGGCGGATTGATTTCGTTAACTTTATTATTCGGAATGTTGTCGAATTTAATGTTGCTGCCAGCTTTAGTTTTGACTTTAAATAAAACATTGGCCAACGAACAGGAATTCATTGAACCCAAAATTGACATCATAGAACACAGCGACGAAGAGATTGATGCTCTGAAAAAAGAATAA
- the asnS gene encoding asparagine--tRNA ligase, translating into MKHTKVKDLLNSTTMLHEVNAKGWVRTFRNNQFIALNDGSTINNIQCVVDFENTPEETLKRVTTGAAVSVTGTLVESKGAGQKYEIQVSKLEILGDSDAEKFPMQPKKHSLEFLRENAHLRVRTNAFGAIMRIRSVLSFAVHQYFQEKGFVYVNTPIITGSDAEGAGEMFKVTALPFDGTPRTEDGKVDYKKDFFGKETNLTVSGQLEGETFAMALGQIYTFGPTFRAENSNTSRHLAEFWMIEPEVAFNDLNDNMDLAEDFIQYVIKFVLEKCPEDLKFLEGRLLEEEKSKPQADRSEMALLEKLNFVLENNFKRVSYTEAIEILRNCTPNKKKKFSYIIDEWGADLQSEHERYLVEKHFKCPVILFDYPANIKAFYMRLNEDGKTVRAMDILFPGIGEIVGGSQREERYDVLVEKMKALGIHEEELWWYLDTRRFGSAVHSGFGLGFERLVLFVTGMTNIRDVIPFPRTPMNAEF; encoded by the coding sequence ATGAAACATACAAAAGTTAAAGACTTACTAAACAGCACAACGATGCTTCATGAGGTAAATGCAAAAGGATGGGTGAGAACTTTTAGAAACAATCAATTTATTGCTTTGAATGATGGTTCGACCATCAACAATATACAATGTGTTGTCGATTTTGAGAACACTCCCGAAGAAACTTTGAAAAGAGTTACGACAGGAGCTGCGGTTTCTGTAACGGGAACTTTGGTGGAGAGTAAAGGCGCTGGTCAGAAATATGAAATTCAGGTTTCTAAATTAGAAATTCTGGGAGACTCTGATGCGGAGAAATTCCCTATGCAACCTAAGAAACACTCGCTTGAATTCTTGCGTGAAAATGCGCATTTGAGAGTTCGTACAAATGCTTTTGGTGCAATTATGCGAATTCGTTCAGTATTATCATTTGCCGTGCATCAGTATTTTCAGGAAAAAGGATTTGTGTATGTAAACACGCCAATCATCACCGGATCTGATGCCGAAGGTGCCGGTGAAATGTTTAAAGTTACCGCTTTGCCATTTGACGGAACGCCAAGAACTGAAGACGGAAAAGTAGATTATAAAAAAGATTTTTTTGGAAAAGAAACCAACTTAACGGTTTCCGGTCAATTAGAAGGAGAAACTTTTGCGATGGCTTTGGGTCAGATTTATACTTTTGGACCTACGTTTAGAGCAGAAAACTCGAATACTTCGCGCCACTTGGCGGAATTTTGGATGATTGAACCCGAAGTGGCTTTCAATGATTTGAATGACAACATGGATTTGGCAGAAGATTTCATTCAATACGTAATCAAATTTGTATTAGAAAAATGTCCTGAAGATTTGAAGTTCTTAGAAGGACGTTTACTAGAAGAAGAAAAATCAAAACCACAAGCAGACAGAAGCGAAATGGCTTTGTTAGAAAAATTAAATTTTGTGTTGGAGAATAATTTCAAACGTGTTTCGTATACCGAAGCGATTGAAATTTTGAGAAACTGTACGCCAAATAAAAAGAAAAAATTCAGTTATATCATTGACGAATGGGGCGCTGATTTGCAATCTGAGCACGAACGTTACCTAGTTGAAAAACACTTTAAATGTCCTGTAATTTTGTTTGATTACCCAGCAAACATTAAAGCTTTTTACATGCGTTTGAACGAAGACGGAAAAACAGTTCGCGCCATGGATATCCTTTTCCCGGGAATTGGAGAAATCGTAGGTGGTTCACAAAGAGAGGAACGCTATGATGTTTTGGTCGAAAAAATGAAAGCCTTAGGAATTCACGAAGAAGAATTATGGTGGTATCTTGATACTAGAAGATTTGGTTCGGCGGTTCACTCTGGTTTCGGTCTTGGATTCGAAAGATTGGTGTTATTTGTAACGGGTATGACTAATATTCGTGACGTAATTCCTTTCCCAAGAACGCCTATGAATGCAGAATTTTAA
- the rpoN gene encoding RNA polymerase factor sigma-54 yields MLKQFLNLKLSQKLSPQQIQLMKLIQLPTQAFEQRLLEEMNENPALEAGKEEEEYEKDEFENEDYDDYDDAESERIDAEDINIDEYLSNDDTPDYKTQANNYSDDDEERETPFAAPISFHQDLINQLNTFILSEEDREIAEFLVGSIDDMGYIRRSVPDMVDDMAFTQGIYTDEKTVERMLQVIHELEPSGVGARDLQECLLLQLKHKTPTEYVELATDIIENQFDAFTKKHYDKLLQKYNVSNEQLKKAVNEIEKLNPKPGGSFTGNNKVTENVVPDFAIRIVDGELELTLNGRNAPSLHVSKDYQEMMQTYKDSRDKSAAQKDAVQFIKQKLDSAKWFIDAIRQRQETLFVTMNAIMHYQEEYFLEGDETKLKPMILKDIADMVGLDISTISRVANSKYVETPYGTKLIKEFFSEAMKNDQGEDVSTLEIKKILKNTIEEEDKHKPLPDDQLAEILKEKGYPIARRTIAKYREQLDIPVARMRKKM; encoded by the coding sequence ATGCTAAAGCAATTCCTAAATCTAAAATTGTCCCAAAAATTATCTCCTCAACAAATCCAGTTGATGAAGTTAATTCAATTGCCTACGCAAGCTTTCGAACAACGTTTATTAGAAGAAATGAACGAAAATCCAGCTCTTGAAGCCGGAAAAGAAGAAGAGGAATACGAAAAAGACGAGTTCGAAAACGAAGATTATGATGATTATGATGATGCGGAATCAGAAAGAATCGATGCCGAAGACATTAACATAGACGAATACTTAAGCAACGACGATACTCCGGATTATAAAACGCAAGCCAATAATTACAGTGATGATGACGAAGAACGCGAAACACCTTTTGCAGCTCCAATTAGTTTTCATCAGGATTTAATAAATCAGCTGAATACTTTTATCTTGAGTGAAGAAGACCGTGAAATTGCAGAATTTCTGGTAGGAAGCATTGACGATATGGGCTACATTCGCAGAAGCGTACCCGATATGGTGGATGACATGGCGTTTACACAAGGAATTTATACCGATGAAAAAACAGTAGAAAGAATGTTACAAGTCATTCATGAACTGGAACCATCAGGAGTTGGTGCACGCGATTTACAGGAATGTTTATTGTTGCAATTAAAGCATAAAACACCAACGGAATATGTGGAATTAGCCACTGATATTATCGAAAATCAGTTTGACGCTTTCACCAAAAAACATTACGACAAGCTTTTACAGAAATACAATGTTTCGAATGAGCAACTTAAAAAAGCCGTTAATGAAATCGAAAAACTGAATCCAAAACCAGGAGGTTCTTTCACCGGAAACAATAAAGTAACCGAAAATGTGGTTCCTGATTTTGCCATTAGAATTGTAGACGGTGAACTGGAATTAACCTTAAACGGTAGAAATGCACCTTCCCTACACGTCTCTAAAGACTATCAGGAAATGATGCAAACCTATAAAGATTCCCGTGATAAATCTGCTGCACAAAAAGATGCGGTGCAGTTTATCAAGCAAAAACTGGATTCGGCTAAATGGTTTATTGATGCCATTCGTCAACGTCAGGAAACGCTTTTTGTAACCATGAATGCCATTATGCATTATCAGGAGGAATATTTTCTGGAAGGTGACGAAACCAAATTGAAACCGATGATTCTGAAGGACATTGCCGATATGGTTGGTCTTGATATTTCAACGATTTCTCGTGTAGCCAACAGTAAATATGTAGAAACACCTTATGGCACGAAATTGATTAAAGAATTTTTCTCGGAAGCCATGAAAAATGACCAAGGTGAAGATGTTTCAACATTAGAAATCAAGAAAATTCTAAAAAACACCATCGAGGAAGAAGACAAACACAAACCACTTCCAGACGATCAATTAGCTGAAATTCTTAAAGAAAAAGGCTATCCGATTGCGAGAAGAACCATTGCAAAATATAGAGAACAACTCGATATTCCGGTAGCGAGAATGAGAAAGAAAATGTAA